The following coding sequences lie in one Bacteroidota bacterium genomic window:
- the xseB gene encoding exodeoxyribonuclease VII small subunit, whose amino-acid sequence MNPDNLTFESAFSELEQIVKALEDNTLTIDELSVSLQRASQLISFCRQKLQQTELDVQKILSDLEAVPGVETSEES is encoded by the coding sequence ATGAATCCCGATAACTTGACTTTCGAATCTGCATTCAGCGAACTGGAACAAATTGTCAAAGCACTGGAAGACAACACCTTGACTATTGACGAACTATCGGTTAGCCTGCAACGCGCATCGCAGCTGATCAGCTTTTGCCGCCAAAAACTGCAGCAAACCGAACTGGATGTGCAAAAAATCCTGAGCGACCTGGAAGCGGTGCCCGGAGTTGAGACCAGCGAGGAAAGCTGA
- a CDS encoding phosphatase PAP2 family protein: protein MIEALNQADQWLFLLLNGLHHPVIDPVMVFFSKRFGWIPLYLLLLVGLIRYKRWETLQILLLTVLLIALTDQLSVWIKFEVARPRPCHEAMLQPLIHLPGGSCGGQFGFVSSHAANTFGLAFWMMVLYRPHLRWVGTTMFVWAAMVSYSRIYLGVHYPGDIIFGALTGIVSGWIIWQIYRWLPCNSSAGKC, encoded by the coding sequence ATGATCGAGGCGCTCAACCAGGCCGACCAGTGGCTGTTTTTGTTGCTCAACGGTTTGCACCATCCTGTGATTGATCCGGTGATGGTCTTTTTCTCGAAACGGTTTGGCTGGATTCCGTTATACCTCCTGCTGCTCGTCGGCCTTATCCGTTACAAGCGCTGGGAAACCCTTCAGATTTTGCTGCTGACCGTTTTGCTCATCGCCCTGACCGATCAGCTATCGGTTTGGATCAAGTTTGAGGTGGCGCGTCCGAGACCCTGTCACGAGGCAATGCTTCAGCCTCTGATTCACCTGCCGGGTGGCAGTTGCGGCGGGCAGTTTGGGTTTGTTTCCTCACATGCCGCCAACACCTTCGGGCTGGCATTCTGGATGATGGTGCTTTACCGGCCTCACCTCCGATGGGTTGGAACCACAATGTTTGTCTGGGCAGCAATGGTGAGCTACAGCCGCATTTACCTTGGCGTACACTATCCTGGCGACATTATTTTCGGTGCACTCACAGGAATTGTCTCAGGCTGGATTATCTGGCAAATTTATCGCTGGTTGCCGTGCAACAGTTCGGCCGGTAAATGCTGA
- the hpt gene encoding hypoxanthine phosphoribosyltransferase, with the protein MSRKRVHDKEFEIYIPQDQIERAIKTVAEHINRDYAGRNPLFLVVLNGAFMFAAELMKSIDIECEVSFVKLSSYKGTASTQVVRELIGLDHSVAGRNVVLVEDIVDSGLTILFAIEKLKKLEAADVKVATMLFKPKAFQYNYNIDYVGLEIPNDFIIGYGLDYNEHGRNLPDIYRIVGA; encoded by the coding sequence ATGAGCAGAAAGAGGGTACACGACAAAGAGTTTGAAATTTACATTCCTCAGGATCAGATCGAAAGGGCGATCAAAACCGTGGCCGAGCACATCAACCGCGATTATGCCGGACGCAATCCGCTTTTTCTGGTAGTGCTCAACGGAGCGTTTATGTTTGCGGCCGAGCTGATGAAAAGTATTGATATCGAGTGCGAAGTGTCGTTTGTCAAGCTGTCATCCTACAAAGGCACGGCTTCCACACAGGTAGTGCGCGAACTTATTGGCCTGGACCACTCTGTGGCCGGGCGAAATGTTGTTTTGGTTGAAGACATTGTGGACAGCGGACTGACCATCCTTTTCGCCATTGAAAAACTCAAGAAACTCGAAGCTGCCGACGTCAAGGTGGCCACCATGCTCTTCAAACCCAAAGCCTTCCAGTACAACTACAACATTGACTATGTGGGCCTTGAGATCCCGAACGACTTCATCATCGGCTATGGCCTCGACTATAACGAGCACGGACGCAACCTGCCCGACATTTATCGCATTGTAGGCGCATAA
- a CDS encoding PhoH family protein: protein MAERIIQIDSVSPLELFGVGDANLEHLKNIFPKIRLIARGNFLKVMGEEEEVKEFTRRFDLMMLHLERFGKMNLPIIDQIMVGEASDETVRAISDKEVLVHGPGGHQVKAITANQKLMVQAIGQNDMVFAIGPAGTGKTYTAVALAVRALKNREVKRIVLTRPAVEAGENLGFLPGDLKEKLDPYLQPLYDALRDMLPTQKLLSYIEDGTIEIAPLAFMRGRTLDNAFVILDEAQNTSPSQMKMFLTRMGKSSKFIITGDITQIDLPHKQPSGLILSMKVLEKTEGIRFIMLDDRDVVRHKLVTRIIQAFRKHEDKGQKPENQPNANKTPSS from the coding sequence ATGGCCGAACGCATTATTCAAATTGACTCAGTAAGCCCGCTCGAACTTTTCGGGGTGGGCGATGCCAACCTTGAACACCTGAAAAACATTTTTCCAAAAATCCGACTGATTGCCCGGGGAAATTTCCTCAAGGTGATGGGCGAGGAAGAAGAGGTAAAGGAATTTACGCGCCGTTTCGACCTGATGATGCTGCATCTGGAGCGATTCGGCAAGATGAACCTGCCCATCATCGACCAGATCATGGTGGGCGAGGCCAGCGACGAAACTGTGCGGGCCATTTCGGACAAAGAGGTGCTGGTGCACGGGCCAGGCGGGCACCAGGTGAAAGCCATCACTGCAAACCAGAAACTGATGGTGCAAGCCATCGGACAAAACGATATGGTGTTTGCCATCGGCCCTGCCGGAACGGGAAAGACCTACACCGCCGTGGCACTTGCAGTGCGCGCACTGAAAAACCGTGAGGTGAAACGCATCGTACTCACCCGTCCGGCTGTGGAAGCCGGCGAAAATTTGGGCTTTCTTCCCGGAGACCTGAAAGAAAAACTCGACCCTTATCTGCAGCCGCTCTACGATGCCCTGCGCGACATGCTGCCCACGCAGAAACTGCTCAGCTATATCGAAGACGGCACCATCGAAATTGCCCCTCTGGCATTCATGCGCGGCCGCACACTCGACAACGCTTTTGTGATCCTCGACGAAGCACAAAATACCAGCCCGAGCCAGATGAAAATGTTCCTGACCCGCATGGGCAAATCCTCCAAATTCATCATCACTGGCGATATCACCCAGATCGACCTGCCTCACAAACAACCTTCGGGGCTCATCCTGAGCATGAAAGTGCTCGAAAAAACCGAAGGCATCCGCTTTATCATGCTCGACGACAGGGATGTGGTGCGCCACAAACTTGTCACACGCATTATCCAGGCCTTCCGAAAGCACGAAGACAAAGGCCAAAAACCCGAAAATCAACCAAACGCCAACAAAACTCCCAGCTCATGA
- a CDS encoding alanine racemase: MRQIKKTTLVLDAAKAKTNIARMKSKADAHGVLFRPHFKTHQSGLVGQWFRAAGVSAITVSSVDMAGYFAVHGWDDITIAFPLNIRQMDEINRLASRIRLTVIVDNLFQTTALTEKLQHPVNAMIELDVGHGRTGVAADDLGTVEALAASLTKSGKTNFSGFLTHAGQTYRAKGISAIEDIAATAYQRMAALRSKLGMEGLKLSWGDTPSCAMLPQLPPFDEWRPGNFVYFDVMQYHIGACRLEDVAVALYCPVVGVYRSRNQMVISGGAVHLSKDFIAADGGFSNYGYIVKPVEGGWGKPIAGAWLASLSQEHGVVNFLPGTPMPFAPGDLVGILPVHSCLTADAMGCLVTLDDETVPMFRSQYC, encoded by the coding sequence ATGCGCCAGATCAAAAAAACTACCCTTGTGCTCGATGCCGCAAAAGCCAAAACAAATATCGCCAGGATGAAAAGTAAGGCCGATGCGCATGGGGTGTTGTTTCGTCCACATTTCAAAACCCACCAGTCAGGGCTGGTGGGGCAATGGTTCCGGGCAGCGGGAGTTAGCGCAATCACTGTTTCGTCGGTGGACATGGCCGGATATTTTGCAGTTCATGGCTGGGACGACATCACCATTGCCTTTCCGCTCAATATCAGGCAGATGGATGAAATCAACCGGCTTGCATCGCGCATCAGGCTCACTGTGATTGTGGATAACCTATTCCAGACCACAGCCCTGACAGAGAAGCTGCAACATCCTGTGAATGCGATGATTGAGCTTGATGTGGGCCATGGACGCACAGGTGTGGCAGCGGACGATCTGGGCACAGTGGAAGCGCTTGCAGCTTCCCTAACGAAATCGGGCAAAACCAACTTCAGCGGTTTTCTCACCCACGCCGGCCAAACCTATCGGGCCAAAGGAATATCCGCTATTGAAGATATTGCTGCAACTGCTTACCAGCGCATGGCTGCACTCAGGTCGAAGCTGGGGATGGAGGGTTTGAAACTCAGCTGGGGCGATACGCCAAGCTGTGCGATGTTGCCGCAGCTACCGCCTTTCGACGAATGGCGTCCGGGCAACTTTGTCTATTTTGATGTGATGCAATATCACATCGGCGCATGCAGGCTGGAAGACGTAGCCGTGGCATTGTATTGTCCGGTGGTCGGGGTGTACAGGTCAAGAAACCAGATGGTGATCAGCGGAGGAGCTGTGCATCTTTCGAAAGACTTCATTGCAGCCGATGGAGGCTTCAGCAATTATGGCTACATCGTCAAACCTGTGGAGGGAGGATGGGGCAAACCTATTGCCGGTGCGTGGCTGGCTTCGTTGTCGCAGGAGCACGGGGTGGTAAACTTTTTGCCGGGCACGCCCATGCCCTTCGCTCCCGGCGACCTGGTTGGTATTCTTCCAGTCCATAGCTGCCTCACAGCGGATGCCATGGGCTGCCTGGTGACCCTGGACGATGAAACTGTGCCGATGTTTCGTTCTCAGTATTGCTGA
- the obgE gene encoding GTPase ObgE, with protein MAGSNFVDYVKIFFRSGKGGSGSAHFRREKFVPKGGPDGGDGGRGGHVYLKGNRNLWTLLHLRYTKHLFAGDGESGGKQQSSGAAGKDIIVEVPLGTVARNAETGELMAEVTQHGQVVILLEGGKGGLGNAHFKTATNQAPRFAQRGKPGTELWVILELKILADVGLVGFPNAGKSTLLSVVSAAKPEIADYPFTTLTPNLGIVAYYDNQSFIMADIPGIIEGASEGRGLGLRFLRHIERNAVLLFMIPCTSENIKKEYSILLHELESYNPELLDKPRLLAITKCDLLEQKELGKLNKKMPDVDHVFISSHTGTGIQELKDMLWKKLKDQELPLSIEWT; from the coding sequence ATGGCGGGTTCAAATTTCGTTGATTACGTAAAAATCTTTTTCCGTTCGGGCAAAGGCGGATCGGGATCGGCGCATTTCAGGCGCGAAAAGTTTGTGCCCAAGGGTGGCCCCGACGGCGGCGACGGGGGCCGTGGCGGCCATGTGTATCTCAAAGGCAACCGCAACCTCTGGACCTTGCTCCACCTGCGCTATACCAAACATCTTTTTGCCGGTGATGGCGAATCGGGAGGAAAACAACAAAGCTCAGGCGCAGCCGGAAAAGACATCATCGTCGAAGTGCCCCTTGGCACCGTGGCCAGAAACGCCGAAACAGGCGAGCTCATGGCCGAGGTCACACAACACGGGCAGGTCGTTATCCTGCTCGAAGGCGGTAAAGGCGGCCTGGGCAACGCTCACTTCAAAACAGCGACCAACCAGGCCCCGCGTTTTGCACAACGTGGCAAACCTGGTACGGAACTGTGGGTGATTCTGGAACTCAAAATCCTGGCCGATGTGGGTCTGGTTGGCTTCCCCAATGCCGGCAAATCTACCCTGCTCTCGGTAGTCTCGGCCGCAAAACCCGAAATAGCCGATTATCCCTTTACTACGCTCACGCCCAACCTCGGCATCGTTGCCTATTACGACAACCAGTCGTTTATCATGGCCGATATCCCCGGCATCATCGAAGGCGCCAGCGAAGGCCGCGGCCTTGGCCTGCGCTTCCTCAGGCACATCGAACGAAATGCCGTGCTGCTCTTCATGATCCCCTGCACCAGCGAGAACATCAAAAAAGAATACAGCATCCTGCTGCACGAACTCGAATCGTATAATCCCGAACTGCTCGACAAACCCAGGCTGCTCGCCATCACCAAATGCGACCTGCTCGAACAAAAGGAACTCGGCAAACTCAACAAGAAAATGCCTGATGTTGACCACGTCTTTATCAGCAGCCATACCGGAACAGGCATCCAGGAGCTGAAAGACATGCTGTGGAAAAAACTGAAAGACCAGGAGTTGCCACTTTCAATCGAATGGACCTGA
- a CDS encoding SAM-dependent chlorinase/fluorinase, translating to MAIITLTSDWGTSDYYLAAVKGTLLSSLPDVNIVDVSHHIPPFDLESAAFTLRNCFRSFPPGTIHIVAVNTEESIEHPHVAIRFDGHYFIGADNGVFSMIFGNQKPEEVCIINVLQDTGFFTFSTRDRFAKVAVMLAQGVPLHELGDPKPGITQKFLFEPVVSGNVIRGQVTHIDAYENAITNISATLFKREQRNRNYEIYFAGYRIRKISNSYQDVGVADLVAIFGTHGMLELAINQGKAASLCGLQRTTQVAVTFI from the coding sequence ATGGCGATTATCACACTTACGAGCGACTGGGGGACATCTGATTATTATCTGGCTGCGGTGAAGGGAACCTTGCTTTCGAGTCTGCCGGATGTGAATATCGTTGATGTTTCGCATCACATTCCTCCTTTCGACCTTGAGAGTGCCGCCTTTACCCTGCGCAATTGTTTCAGGTCGTTTCCTCCCGGCACCATACACATAGTAGCTGTGAATACGGAGGAGTCGATCGAACATCCCCATGTGGCCATTCGTTTCGATGGGCATTATTTTATTGGGGCTGACAACGGCGTATTCAGCATGATCTTTGGCAACCAGAAGCCTGAGGAAGTGTGCATTATCAATGTGTTGCAGGATACCGGCTTTTTCACTTTCAGCACCCGCGACCGTTTTGCCAAGGTGGCTGTCATGCTTGCCCAAGGGGTGCCCCTGCACGAGCTTGGTGATCCAAAGCCCGGAATCACACAGAAATTTTTGTTTGAACCGGTGGTAAGCGGCAATGTCATACGGGGTCAGGTGACGCACATTGATGCATACGAAAATGCCATTACCAACATCTCAGCCACGCTTTTCAAAAGGGAGCAGCGCAACAGGAATTATGAGATCTATTTTGCAGGCTACCGCATCCGGAAAATAAGCAACAGCTATCAGGATGTAGGCGTTGCCGACCTTGTGGCCATCTTTGGCACCCACGGCATGTTAGAGCTGGCCATCAATCAGGGCAAGGCGGCTTCGCTTTGCGGGTTGCAGCGTACCACGCAGGTTGCGGTCACATTTATTTGA
- a CDS encoding insulinase family protein: MAPRKKLPVARTPLNSALSQYEHAMLPNGLRLVHRHEAGELAHMALMIGTGTRHEGDLPEGIAHLTEHMLFKGTTRRKAHQVVGFLENVGCDLNAYTTREETCIHASFLNHYYSRVLELFADVVFNSVFPEQELEKEKTVVLDEINSYKDSPAEEIFDRFEHEFFSQGELGRYILGRPETVAASTRQDILTYVRAHFVPERMILVSVGDISFAQLNKLAMRYFAGFPEASSGSFVSKTPAIAKFNIAVPADSHLSHCIIGMPGYAYEHPDKLALILLNNILGGPAMQSRLNQQIREKHGIAYTIESQLAHYSDAGWLAVYMGTDPAQTSKAISLAMKEMKRLREQQLGSLQIHRAQQQLIVQLAISRESRLNEALSVGKAWLMKNRADSVAEIISKIEKITPAKLLEVANEVLDESQMSILLYQGETEE; the protein is encoded by the coding sequence ATGGCGCCACGTAAAAAGCTGCCGGTAGCACGTACTCCCCTCAACAGCGCTTTGTCGCAATACGAACATGCCATGCTGCCCAATGGCCTGAGGTTGGTACACCGGCACGAAGCAGGTGAACTGGCCCATATGGCATTGATGATCGGGACCGGCACTCGGCATGAGGGTGACCTGCCCGAAGGCATTGCCCATCTCACCGAGCATATGCTGTTCAAGGGCACCACACGCCGCAAAGCCCATCAGGTGGTAGGTTTCCTCGAAAATGTAGGATGCGACCTCAACGCCTACACCACCAGGGAAGAAACCTGCATACACGCATCATTTCTGAACCATTACTACTCCAGGGTTCTTGAACTCTTTGCCGATGTGGTGTTCAACTCCGTTTTTCCTGAACAGGAGCTCGAAAAAGAGAAAACCGTGGTGCTCGACGAGATAAACTCCTACAAAGACAGTCCTGCCGAAGAAATCTTCGACAGGTTTGAGCATGAGTTTTTCAGCCAGGGCGAACTTGGACGCTACATCCTTGGCCGGCCTGAGACTGTTGCTGCGAGCACACGTCAGGATATCCTCACTTATGTAAGGGCACATTTCGTGCCTGAAAGGATGATCCTGGTATCGGTGGGCGACATTTCTTTCGCTCAGCTCAACAAGCTGGCAATGAGGTATTTTGCAGGATTCCCGGAAGCATCCTCAGGTTCGTTTGTATCCAAAACGCCTGCCATTGCAAAGTTTAACATTGCTGTGCCGGCCGACAGCCACCTCAGCCACTGCATCATTGGCATGCCCGGCTATGCCTACGAACATCCCGACAAACTTGCCCTCATCCTGCTCAACAACATCCTGGGCGGGCCGGCCATGCAATCGCGTCTTAATCAGCAGATACGCGAGAAACACGGCATCGCCTACACCATCGAATCGCAGCTTGCCCACTATTCCGATGCCGGCTGGCTAGCCGTATACATGGGCACCGACCCTGCGCAGACTTCCAAAGCCATCAGCCTGGCCATGAAGGAAATGAAGAGATTGCGCGAGCAGCAGCTTGGCAGTTTGCAAATCCATCGCGCTCAGCAACAGCTTATTGTGCAATTGGCCATCAGCCGCGAATCGCGCCTCAACGAAGCTTTGTCGGTTGGTAAGGCCTGGCTGATGAAAAACCGTGCCGACAGCGTAGCCGAAATCATCAGCAAGATAGAAAAAATCACCCCCGCGAAATTGCTGGAAGTGGCCAACGAGGTGCTCGACGAAAGTCAGATGAGCATACTCTTATACCAGGGAGAGACAGAAGAATGA
- a CDS encoding O-methyltransferase, producing MSDPQLESYLETHCSPPGEVLHDLWRHTWLHTIYPRMAAGPQHGLLLSMLCRMLKPERVLEIGTFTGYAAIAMAQACPEDARLTSIEANEEHLSIAGKYIRRAGLEHKIRLVHGDASTVLPDLNESFDLVYLDADKISYPDYFPMIRRLLRSGGWLLADNVLWGGKVVNPSFTDRETEALRKFNHLVSEDPDFEQLILPLHDGLLIAHRRH from the coding sequence ATGAGCGACCCACAACTGGAATCTTACCTCGAAACGCATTGCAGTCCGCCCGGCGAGGTGCTTCACGACCTGTGGCGGCACACCTGGCTGCATACCATCTATCCGCGCATGGCTGCCGGACCACAGCATGGCCTGCTGCTCAGCATGTTGTGCCGGATGCTGAAACCGGAGCGGGTGCTCGAAATAGGTACTTTCACCGGCTATGCAGCCATAGCCATGGCGCAGGCCTGCCCCGAGGATGCGCGGCTCACCTCCATCGAAGCCAACGAGGAACATCTTTCCATAGCCGGAAAATACATCCGTCGTGCCGGTCTGGAACACAAAATCCGGCTGGTGCATGGCGATGCCAGCACAGTGCTTCCCGACCTGAATGAATCCTTCGATCTCGTTTACCTCGATGCCGACAAAATCTCCTATCCCGATTACTTTCCAATGATTCGCAGGCTGTTGCGATCAGGAGGCTGGCTGCTGGCCGACAACGTGCTCTGGGGCGGAAAAGTGGTCAACCCCTCATTCACCGACCGCGAAACGGAAGCACTGCGGAAGTTTAACCACCTCGTCAGCGAAGACCCCGATTTCGAGCAGCTTATCCTCCCCCTCCACGACGGCCTGCTCATTGCACACCGTCGCCACTGA
- the xseA gene encoding exodeoxyribonuclease VII large subunit, translated as MPELINNRKVFTLSEVANSIRNTLAARYGSRFWVRAEMSKLNRYAHSGHCYPDLIERTEGRVVAQMRGIIWATDFQRINANFVQTTGEHLTDGMRIVLEASISFDPNHGLSLIINDIDPSFTLGELELEKRRCIARLKSEGIYELNRQLPMPFFPKRLAIISVSTSKGYADFIALLRARSKGFAINHMLFPAILQGEKAVEQIRAQLDRIRRLKQHFDMVAIIRGGGGDTGLSAFNHYRLASAVATFPLPVMTGIGHATNLTVTEMVAHTRGITPSELADILLERFEYLKASLDYAAKVIGTTPQLIDLQRAELYKATQKLSLQTRKLVELNHSQLNHHFMLLRRNAIMQLAQRKQSLAASANLLLKMSPVSIQQSKVKLSHLKMRLSLASGSLLGISRHRLDSLSQSLSLVDPERVLQRGFSITRMNGRALTDTKGLRTGELIETRLAKGLIISIIKETKHT; from the coding sequence ATGCCTGAACTCATCAACAACCGAAAGGTATTCACCCTGTCAGAAGTGGCCAACAGCATCCGGAATACGCTGGCTGCGCGCTATGGTTCGCGCTTCTGGGTGCGGGCCGAGATGAGCAAGCTCAACCGCTATGCACATTCCGGGCATTGCTATCCCGACCTGATTGAACGCACCGAAGGTCGCGTCGTGGCACAAATGCGCGGCATCATCTGGGCGACAGATTTCCAGCGCATCAATGCAAACTTTGTTCAAACCACAGGCGAACACCTGACCGATGGCATGCGCATTGTGCTGGAGGCCTCCATCAGCTTCGACCCCAATCATGGCCTGAGCCTGATAATCAACGATATCGACCCATCCTTCACCTTGGGTGAGCTCGAACTCGAGAAACGAAGATGCATTGCCAGGCTCAAAAGCGAGGGCATCTACGAACTGAACCGCCAGCTTCCCATGCCGTTTTTTCCCAAGCGGCTGGCTATCATTTCAGTAAGCACCAGCAAGGGTTATGCCGACTTCATAGCTTTGCTCCGTGCCCGGTCAAAGGGTTTTGCCATCAACCACATGTTGTTCCCGGCCATTTTACAGGGCGAAAAAGCCGTGGAGCAGATCCGCGCACAGCTCGATCGTATTCGCCGCCTGAAACAACATTTCGACATGGTTGCCATCATCCGTGGCGGTGGTGGCGATACCGGGTTGTCGGCTTTTAATCATTACCGGCTTGCATCTGCTGTGGCCACATTCCCGCTTCCGGTGATGACCGGCATTGGCCATGCCACCAACCTTACTGTGACAGAAATGGTTGCCCACACCCGTGGCATTACCCCCAGCGAACTGGCCGACATCCTGCTCGAGCGTTTCGAATACCTGAAAGCAAGCCTGGATTATGCCGCAAAAGTCATCGGAACAACACCACAACTTATTGATTTACAGAGAGCAGAACTCTACAAAGCGACTCAGAAACTCAGCCTCCAGACCCGAAAACTTGTGGAGCTGAACCATTCGCAGCTTAACCATCATTTCATGCTGCTGCGCCGCAACGCAATCATGCAGCTTGCACAACGAAAACAAAGCCTGGCAGCCTCGGCCAATCTTCTGCTCAAAATGAGCCCCGTTTCCATTCAGCAGAGCAAAGTAAAACTCAGTCACCTCAAAATGCGGCTCAGCCTGGCGAGCGGCAGCCTGCTGGGCATCAGCCGGCACCGGCTCGACAGCCTTTCCCAATCGCTCAGCCTTGTTGACCCCGAAAGGGTGCTTCAACGCGGTTTCAGCATCACCCGGATGAACGGCAGAGCCCTCACCGACACCAAGGGCCTTCGAACCGGCGAACTCATCGAAACGCGTCTCGCAAAAGGATTGATTATCAGCATTATTAAAGAAACAAAACATACATGA
- a CDS encoding adenylate kinase — protein sequence MLNIALFGPPGAGKGTQSKLLVERYNLTYISTGDILREEIANNTPLGREAKDIIEKGGLVPDEIIVQIIEKRVTMNLDSRGILFDGFPRTVVQAYILEGLLLKLNSSLTCMLSLEVPREELVNRMLERAKTSGRADDTLEVINVRLQEYENKTKPVIDFYKDKGIYHPINGVGTVEEIFEKLCQTIDSTVQHNYFNVVLLGKPGSGKGTQGEILAKNNNLIYISTGKLLRREIASGTELGLKAKPYMERGEIVPDEIAIKIIERQIANHPSASGFIFKGFPRTIVQAYILDGLLRRINSKVNLMLNIRLSTLEAIKRLNERGKTERRRVYDTSTELILNRLDEYEKKTKPVIEYYKRQSIFFEIDGAGTEDEVNARLQEAIVQARRMLRTG from the coding sequence ATGCTGAATATTGCCCTTTTTGGCCCACCCGGCGCCGGCAAAGGAACCCAGTCGAAACTACTGGTCGAAAGGTACAACCTCACCTATATCTCCACAGGTGACATTCTTCGCGAAGAAATAGCCAACAACACACCCTTGGGGCGCGAGGCAAAAGACATCATTGAAAAGGGCGGACTGGTGCCTGATGAGATCATTGTGCAGATCATCGAGAAACGGGTGACCATGAACCTCGACTCGCGCGGCATCCTATTCGACGGCTTTCCGCGCACAGTGGTGCAGGCCTACATTCTCGAAGGTTTGCTGCTCAAGCTCAACAGCAGCCTCACCTGCATGCTCAGCCTCGAAGTTCCCCGCGAAGAGCTTGTGAACCGTATGCTCGAACGGGCCAAAACCAGCGGCAGGGCCGACGATACCCTCGAGGTGATCAACGTCCGCCTCCAGGAGTACGAAAACAAAACCAAACCGGTAATTGATTTCTATAAGGACAAAGGCATCTACCACCCGATCAATGGTGTCGGAACGGTTGAAGAAATCTTCGAGAAACTGTGCCAAACCATCGACAGCACCGTGCAGCACAACTACTTCAATGTGGTGTTGCTGGGCAAACCAGGTTCGGGCAAAGGCACACAAGGCGAGATCCTGGCCAAAAACAACAACCTGATATATATCTCCACGGGCAAGCTGCTCCGGCGCGAGATAGCCTCGGGCACCGAGCTGGGGCTGAAGGCGAAACCTTATATGGAGCGCGGGGAAATTGTGCCCGACGAAATCGCCATCAAAATCATCGAACGGCAGATAGCCAATCATCCTTCGGCCTCCGGATTCATTTTCAAGGGATTTCCCAGGACTATTGTGCAGGCTTATATTCTTGACGGATTGTTGCGGCGTATCAACTCGAAAGTTAATCTGATGCTCAACATCCGCCTTTCGACCCTCGAAGCCATCAAACGCCTGAACGAACGCGGAAAAACAGAGCGCCGCAGGGTGTACGACACCTCCACCGAACTGATTCTGAATCGTTTGGACGAATACGAGAAAAAGACCAAGCCGGTCATTGAGTATTACAAGCGCCAGAGCATCTTCTTTGAGATCGATGGTGCCGGCACCGAGGATGAGGTGAATGCAAGGCTTCAGGAAGCCATCGTGCAGGCCCGGCGCATGTTGCGCACAGGATAA